The following nucleotide sequence is from Nocardioides daedukensis.
GGCGTTCAGGTCGGCGACGACGACCTTCGCGCCCTTGGCTGCCAGTTGGCGGGCGGCGGCGGCACCGATTCCGGAGGCGCCGCCGGTGACGATTGCACTTGCTCGGGTGATGTCCATGACAGGGATGCTATTGGGTGCGGGCGAACCTCGCCCGGCCGTCCGGCAAGCGGCCGCCCGACGGCTCCCGCCGCCGACCAGTGCGCCTCAGAGAGTGGTCATGCCCTCGGCAACGATCCGCGCCGGGCCGGTCATCAGGATCCGGTCGTCCTCGGTCCACTCGATGAACAGCGTCCCGCCGGGGACGTCGACGCGGTACGGCGTACCGCGTTCGGCCCCGTCCACCAACGCTGTGGCAACCATCGCTGCGCAGGCACCCGTGCCGCACGAGCGGGTCTCGCCCGAACCGCGCTCGTGCACGCGCATCGCCACGTGCCGCTCGCCGACCCGGCTGACGAACTCGACGTTGACGCCGTGCGGATAGACCTGCTCGTCGTGGGTCGGGGCGGTGAGGAGGTCGCCCGCCTGCTCGAGCTCGTCGACGAAGACGACCGCGTGGGGGTTGCCCATGCCGACGTTGACGCTCGGCCAGGTGCGCTCACCGACGCCGACCTTCGACTCCGGGCCGAACGTCGGGGTGCCCATGTCGACGGTGATCGCGATGCCGCCCTCGATCTCGTCGGAGACGGCGAAGGTGACGGTCCTGATCCCGGCGCGGGTGGCCACCTTGAGCGGCTCGCGCGGGTCGATGGTCGAGTGCGTGGCGAGATAGAGCGCGAAGACGCGGATGCCGTTGCCGCACATCTCCGAGAGTGAGCCGTCGGAGTTGCGGTAGTCCATGAACCAGCGGGCCTCACCGCGGGCCGCGACCGCCGCGGGATCGTCGGTGGCGTCGGTGCGCACCACTCGGATCACGCCATCGGCGCCGATGCCGGCGCGACGGTCGCACAGCCGGGCGACCTGCGCTGCGGTCAGCTCGTGCTTTCCGTTTGCGTCGGGGACCAGGACGAAGTCGTTCTCTGTCCCGTGGCCCTTGACGAAGTCATATTCACTCACCCGGCCATCCTCCCATGCTCGCCACGGCGGGCTGAGGAGGTCGCGGTGGCGACGGCCAGTCCCTCAGTAGAGCTGCTTGCCGTAGTCGGACCCGTAGTAGGCGTCGAGCTCCTCCTGCGACTTCTCGGGCACGTCCAGCTGCTTGGCCACCGACGCGCGCCGCGGTACGACGCCCTCGGGGTCCCAGGTCGTCGGGTCCCACAGCTTCGAGCGCAGGAATGCCTTCGAGCAGTGGTGGAACAGCTCGTCGATCTCAACGACCACGGCGAGCAGCGGCCGCTTGCCCTTGACGACCAGGTCATCGAAGAAGTCGGCGTCACTGACCAGCGTGGCCCGCCCATTGATCCGCAGGGTGTCGCCGCGACCGGGGATGAAGAAGTTCAGCCCGACGTGTGGGTTGCGGAGCAGGTTCTTGTAGCCGTCGGCCCGGCGGTTCCCGGGTCGCTCCGCGATCGCGATCGTGGTCCGGTCGAGCACGTGGACCAGCTCCCCGGGCGGGTCTCCCTTGGGTGAGGCGTCGCAGCGCCCGTGCTCGTCAGCGGTCGCCATCACGCAGAACGGCGAGGCTCGCAGCCAGTCGACGTCGAGGTCGTGCAGCTCATGGCGTGCCTTGTCCCGCACCCTCGGCAAGGGCTCGCCGATCAGCTCGACCAGGGCCACCTCGTCGGTGATCGCATGCAATCGCCCTGTCACCGGACGACCGCATATCGCCCGCACATGAAGTCCCGGTTCCGGGCGACCTCGATCAGCTCCAGGTCGATCGCCCGGGGAAGCAGCGGCGATCCGGAGCCGAGGGTGACCGGCGCGAACTGCACCCAGACCTCGTCCAGCAGGCCGGCGTCGTGGAACTGCCCGACCAGGTCACCGCCGCCAACGATCCAGATGTCCTTGCCCTGCGCGGCCTCGGCCATCTGCGCGTGCACCTCGCGTACGTCGGCCTGGGTGAAGGTGACCTCTCCACCACCGGTCTTGTCTGGCAGCTGGCGGTGCGTGAAGACCCAGGTCGGGCTGGTGTAGTCCCACTTCCCGTTCTCCTGGGCGACGATCCACTCATAGGTCGTGGAGCCCATCGCCAACGCGCCCTTCTTCGCACCGAACGCCGGATAGGCCATCGGCCCGTCCAGGTCGATGTCCTGGCGGAACAACCACTCGAGTGAGTTGTCCTCGGTGGCAATGAAGCCGTCGAGGCTCGACGCGGTGTAGTAGTGGGTCGCCATGCCCTTCAGTATCGCGGCTGCTCGGCGAGGACCGCCACCGCTTTGTCGACCAGGTCCGGGTCGTCCCAGGCCAGCCAGGTGATCCGCGGGTCCTTGCGGAACCACCCGTCCTGCTTGCGGGCGAACCTGCGGGTCGCGGTCTTGGTCTTCTCACGCGCCTCGGCCTCGGTGATCTCGCCGGCCAGCAGGCTCATCACCTCCGGATAGCCGATTGCCCTCGACGCGGTGACCGCAGCGGGCAGGCCCTGGTCCACCAGGGTGCGGACCTCGTCGACGAAGCCCTGGTCGAACATCAGGTCCACCCGGCGCGCGATGCGCTCGTGCAGCGTTGCCCGGTCGATGTCGACACCGATCTGGTGGGCACCCTCGAGCTGATACTCCAGCACCGGCAGCGTCGAGCTGTACCGCTGGCCGGTGACCTCGATGACCTCGAGGGCACGCACCACCCGACGGGCGTTCGTGGCCGGGATCCCCTGTGCAGCAGGCGGGTCGAGCTGCGCCAGTCGGGCGTGGAGTGCATCCGGGCCGATCCGGTCGAGCTCGTCGGTGAGCTGACGACGTACGGCGGGATCGACGCCGGGGAACTCGAAGCGGTCGAGCACGGCGCGGGTGTAGAGCGCCGAACCGCCCACCAGCACCGGCACCCGACCGCGTGCCCGCAGGTCGGCGATGGTCGCGCGCGCCAGCACCTGGAAGTCCGCCACCGAGGCCGCCTGGTCGATGTCGAGCAGGTCGAGCAGGTGATGGGGGATGCCGCGACGCAGCTCGACGGGCTGCTTCGCCGTGCCGATGTCCATGCCGCGATAGACCTGCATCGCGTCG
It contains:
- the dapF gene encoding diaminopimelate epimerase, producing the protein MSEYDFVKGHGTENDFVLVPDANGKHELTAAQVARLCDRRAGIGADGVIRVVRTDATDDPAAVAARGEARWFMDYRNSDGSLSEMCGNGIRVFALYLATHSTIDPREPLKVATRAGIRTVTFAVSDEIEGGIAITVDMGTPTFGPESKVGVGERTWPSVNVGMGNPHAVVFVDELEQAGDLLTAPTHDEQVYPHGVNVEFVSRVGERHVAMRVHERGSGETRSCGTGACAAMVATALVDGAERGTPYRVDVPGGTLFIEWTEDDRILMTGPARIVAEGMTTL
- the miaA gene encoding tRNA (adenosine(37)-N6)-dimethylallyltransferase MiaA, which translates into the protein MPASPVPPAVRPAVPPVVAVVGATAAGKTDLSLSLAQRLGGEVVNTDAMQVYRGMDIGTAKQPVELRRGIPHHLLDLLDIDQAASVADFQVLARATIADLRARGRVPVLVGGSALYTRAVLDRFEFPGVDPAVRRQLTDELDRIGPDALHARLAQLDPPAAQGIPATNARRVVRALEVIEVTGQRYSSTLPVLEYQLEGAHQIGVDIDRATLHERIARRVDLMFDQGFVDEVRTLVDQGLPAAVTASRAIGYPEVMSLLAGEITEAEAREKTKTATRRFARKQDGWFRKDPRITWLAWDDPDLVDKAVAVLAEQPRY
- a CDS encoding dihydrofolate reductase family protein, producing MATHYYTASSLDGFIATEDNSLEWLFRQDIDLDGPMAYPAFGAKKGALAMGSTTYEWIVAQENGKWDYTSPTWVFTHRQLPDKTGGGEVTFTQADVREVHAQMAEAAQGKDIWIVGGGDLVGQFHDAGLLDEVWVQFAPVTLGSGSPLLPRAIDLELIEVARNRDFMCGRYAVVR
- a CDS encoding MSMEG_1061 family FMN-dependent PPOX-type flavoprotein; protein product: MTGRLHAITDEVALVELIGEPLPRVRDKARHELHDLDVDWLRASPFCVMATADEHGRCDASPKGDPPGELVHVLDRTTIAIAERPGNRRADGYKNLLRNPHVGLNFFIPGRGDTLRINGRATLVSDADFFDDLVVKGKRPLLAVVVEIDELFHHCSKAFLRSKLWDPTTWDPEGVVPRRASVAKQLDVPEKSQEELDAYYGSDYGKQLY